The Pieris brassicae chromosome 6, ilPieBrab1.1, whole genome shotgun sequence genome window below encodes:
- the LOC123711315 gene encoding uncharacterized protein LOC123711315 isoform X2, with protein sequence MARWVPALVALLLVSVAARKSAPKTDHEPRIEEVTAKQLERLLTDKDFVAVFWYARSCVTCDKVLEELEKIDDDTDSFGVDFVKINDKRLAKQHGITKFPALTYFREKEPIIYEGDLMDEESVLDFLTSLEAMDLPDRIEEVNQKILGKIVEDTEYVAVLFCPDHKNCGPMNNKPECKRCAKALQELENIDDEADQLGIGFVKIHDEELAEEYSLGELPRLVYYRHQIPIIYEGELSREEDVLEWLIANKSTGDEEDVIEDVTAKTLNTLIGNVDNLVVLFYDHGDDESMTVLEELEKIDDDCDRHGIQFVKIDDKKAAKEFGIDDVPSIVYFEKQIPNVYDGDLENEDEMLEWLVGQLEKDEIEDVTDEMLDRLIKDGKTVAVLFYDNNDRKSQKVLAELENIDDECDQLGVAFVKIDNDEEAKEYGIDKLPTLLYFEKGIPTYYEGNLEEEEKVLAWLKHQTESDEIEDITDEMLDMMIEKMPYVAVLFYDKDQKKSQKILAELENIDDECDQNDIAFVKIDDDKEAKEYGIETVPTMVLFEKGIPHVYEGDLMKEDELLGWLIHQKRHSEIPEVTDEMMDKLIESAKYLAVIFYDKEDKQDIRILNELENIDDELEKEGIVIVRMDNDEEAKEFGIDHLPTLVYFEDNIPAIYEGDLMNEDEVLAWLIEQKNSATIEEVTDEILTDLIEEHEYVVVYFSGNCEEGEECDNILEELENIDDELDETGIIFVTTEDTSLAKKYGIKSFPALVFFRNKEPLIFKGDIEDEDEVLAWLTDEDTLEIPGKIEEVNSRMLEKILEENDHVVVFFYKESDKKSQKILSELENIDDECEEENIDFIKTSDEGVEKEYDLPGLPALAFYRHKFRTIYDGDLMHEEAILKWVLDLQHSQPEVIENVDRKTLKDLINDVEHLAVFFYNDDCDTCDEILEELETIDDDTDKHGIQFVKSKDSKLASDIGIFSFPALVYYETGVPIMYDGNLFDENEVLEWMVKQKEDESIEEINRDKLFKYIETKEFLAVVFYKEEDPGSPRILRHVELIDDEAAEYGIKIVKCSDRLMAKKYGFRNPPGITYFRKTKAINYDGDMDDEEEILDWLTNPENMELTDHIEKVNKKMFQKIRQTSDYVAVFFYSNDCKQCPRVLAEIEHIDDDADGAGINFVKIDDRQMAKDFGVFALPAVLFFKMGSKDPVIYAGDLYDEQQLLSWLLVQKNPAGDVIEALEGQELLDLIDDSSSIAVYFYSLDCEQCTGILEELENIDDDCDRHGIKFVKTQDYSIAESFGATDFPVLVYFENSIPNVYEGSLAEEEEVLQWLITQKTEDRIELITRVMLEKMVDETQYLAVYFYKLNCHICDHILEELEKIDDECDVYGIHMVKIQDPQLAKRYSIKTFPAMVYFRNGNPLLFEGDLQNEESILEWLIDDENRELADEIESVNDRMLERLLYESHLLAVFFYDDEDCPECQEILEALEQIDGEVDQFGIDFVKIASPEAATQYNIINIPSLVYFRKRVPMPYDGDLHQVDRVLQWLTSQEVFEIKNEIEEVNRKMLDKLLEENEFLAVYFYENSAESRIVLDKLENIDSETDNLDITFVKMHDPRYARKWGVTKLPAIVYFRKRFPSIYRGDVMAEEEVLEWLRKNRFRQPELNIFMYALIALSIAFVMYTAFLLQCFKPSPSPATQHPKQA encoded by the exons ATGGCTCGATGGGTGCCGGCCCTCGTGGCTTTGTTGCTCGTGTCCGTTGCCGCGCGCAAGTCAGCTCCCAAGACAGACCACGAGCCCCGAATTGAGGAGGTCACCGCCAAGCAGCTCGAACGACTTCTAACCGACAAGGACTTCGTGGCCGTGTTCTGGT ATGCAAGAAGTTGTGTCACGTGCGACAAAGTTCTAGAAGAGCTAGAAAAAATAGATGATGACACGGACTCCTTCGGCGTAGACTTCGTGAAGATCAATGACAAGAGGCTGGCGAAACAGCATGGCATCACGAAATTCCCCGCCCTCACGTACTTCCGTGAGAAGGAACCGATCATTTACGAAG gAGATCTTATGGATGAAGAGAGCGTTTTGGATTTCCTGACGAGCTTAGAAGCGATGGACCTTCCAGACAGGATAGAGGAAGTCAATCAAAAAATCCTCGGGAAAATCGTCGAGGATACTGAATACGTAGCTGTGCTCTTTT GTCCCGATCACAAAAATTGCGGCCCGATGAACA ATAAGCCTGAATGTAAGAGATGTGCAAAAGCACTTCAGGAGCTAGAAAATATTGACGATGAAGCAGATCAGCTCGGTATAGGTTTTGTTAAGATCCACGACGAGGAACTTGCCGAAGAATACAGTCTTGGAGAATTGCCAAGACTTGTGTACTACAGGCATCAGATACCTATTATCTACGAAG GTGAACTAAGCCGCGAAGAAGATGTGCTGGAATGGCTCATTGCGAACAAATCGACTGGGGACGAAGAAGATGTGATCGAGGATGTTACAGCGAAGACCCTTAATACTCTTATAGGAAATGTAGATAACTTAGTAGTTCTTTTCT ATGATCATGGTGATGATGAATCCATGACAGTTTTAGAAGAATTAGAGAAAATAGATGATGATTGCGACCGACACGGAATCCAGTTTGTGAAGATCGATGACAAAAAAGCAGCGAAAGAATTCGGCATTGACGATGTTCCCTCGATAGTCTACTTCGAGAAACAAATCCCCAATGTTTATGACG gtGACCTTGAAAATGAGGATGAAATGTTAGAATGGCTGGTTGGTCAGTTAGAAAAGGATGAAATAGAAGACGTAACCGATGAAATGTTAGACCGTCTCATCAAAGATGGCAAAACAGTTGCTGTTCTATTCT atgatAACAACGATCGAAAATCTCAAAAAGTATTAGCTGAATTGGAAAACATTGATGATGAATGTGACCAATTGGGTGTTGCATTTGTAAAAATCGACAATGACGAGGAAGCAAAGGAGTACGGCATTGATAAATTACCAACATTGTTATACTTCGAGAAGGGTATACCAACTTACTATGAAGGCAATTtggaagaagaagaaaaagtaTTGGCTTGGCTTAAGCACCAAACGGAGAGTGACGAAATTGAAGACATTACTGATGAAATGTTGGATATGATGATCGAAAAAATGCCATATGTTGCTGTTTTATTCT ATGACAAAGACCAGAAGAAAAGCCAAAAGATCTTGGCCGAGTTAGAAAACATTGATGACGAATGTGACCAAAACGACATTGCGTTCGTGAAAATCGATGACGATAAAGAAGCTAAAGAATATGGAATTGAGACAGTTCCAACCATGGTCTTGTTTGAAAAGGGTATTCCTCATGTATATGAGGGTGATCTTATGAAGGAAGATGAACTTTTGGGATGGTTGATTCATCAGAAACGTCACAGTGAAATTCCCGAAGTAACAGATGAAATGATGGACAAACTTATAGAAAGTGCAAAATACTTAGCTGTTATTTTCT ATGATAAAGAAGACAAACAAGACATAAGAATACTGAATGAACTGGAAAACATTGATGACGAATTGGAGAAAGAAGGAATCGTTATAGTCAGGATGGACAATGATGAGGAAGCAAAAGAATTTGGCATTGACCACCTCCCTACATTAGTATATTTTGAAGATAACATCCCGGCAATTTACGAAGGGGATCTGATGAACGAAGATGAAGTATTAGCATGGTTGATTGAGCAGAAAAACAGCGCAACTATTGAGGAGGTTACTGACGAAATCCTAACTGATCTCATTGAAGAGCATGAATATGTTGTCGTCTATTTCA GCGGAAACTGTGAAGAAGGTGAAGAATGTGATAACATCTTGGAGGAGCTCGAGAACATTGATGACGAATTGGATGAAACGGGTATCATATTTGTGACCACTGAAGATACGTCGTTAGCTAAGAAATATGGAATAAAATCTTTCCCAGCATTAGTATTCTTCAGGAATAAGGAACCTCTAATATTTAAGG GTGACATCGAGGATGAGGACGAGGTCCTTGCATGGCTCACAGATGAAGACACTTTGGAAATTCCAGGAAAAATTGAAGAAGTAAATTCCCGGATGTTGGAAAAAATCTTAGAGGAAAACGACCATGTTGTAGTTTTCTTCT atAAGGAAAGTGATAAAAAATCACAGAAAATTTTAAGCGAGTTGGAAAACATTGATGATGAATGTGAAgaagaaaatattgattttattaaaacatccGATGAAGGCGTTGAGAAGGAATATGATTTGCCAGGCTTACCAGCATTAGCTTTCTACAGACACAAATTCAGAACAATTTATGATGGTGATCTGATGCACGAAGAAGCCATTCTAAAATGGGTTTTGGATCTTCAACATTCGCAGCCAGAAGTTATCGAAAATGTAGATAGAAAAACGTTAAAAGACCTCATTAATGATGTAGAGCATTTAGCCGTATTTTTCT ATAACGATGACTGTGATACCTGTGATGAGATTTTAGAAGAATTAGAAACAATTGATGATGACACGGACAAACATGGAATACAGTTTGTGAAATCTAAAGATTCTAAGCTTGCCTCTGATATTGGTATATTTAGTTTTCCAGCATTGGTATACTATGAGACTGGAGTACCAATTATGTATGATG gtaatCTTTTTGACGAAAACGAAGTTCTGGAATGGATGGTTAAACAAAAAGAAGATGAAAGCATAGAAGAAATCAACAgagacaaattatttaaatacattgaaacAAAGGAATTTTTGGCAGTTGTTTTCT ATAAAGAAGAGGATCCCGGCAGCCCAAGAATTTTAAGACACGTAGAATTGATTGATGATGAAGCTGCTGAATAtggaataaaaattgtaaaatgcaGCGATCGTCTAATGGCTAAGAAATATGGATTTAGAAATCCACCTGGAATAACATACTTCAGGAAAACAAAGGCTATTAATTATGATGGCGATATGGATGACGAGGAAGAAATTTTAGATTGGTTAACTAATCCTGAAAATATGGAACTGACAGATCATATCGAAAAAGTGAACAAAAAGATGTTTCAGAAAATAAGACAAACGTCGGATTATGTTGCCGTATTCTTTT ACAGTAATGACTGCAAACAGTGTCCCCGAGTGCTGGCTGAGATCGAACACATAGATGATGATGCGGATGGAGCAGGTATCAACTTTGTGAAGATTGACGATAGACAGATGGCCAAAGATTTCGGGGTATTTGCATTACCAGCAGTTCTCTTTTTCAAAATGGGTTCCAAAGATCCTGTTATATACGCAG gGGATTTATATGATGAACAACAACTATTAAGTTGGCTTCTTGTCCAAAAAAACCCTGCAGGAGATGTAATAGAAGCGCTCGAGGGTCAGGaattattagatttaattGATGACTCATCTTCGATAGCTGTTTATTTct ATTCATTGGACTGTGAGCAATGTACTGGAATTTTGGAAGAATTGGAAAATATAGATGACGATTGCGACAGACATGgaattaagtttgttaaaaCTCAAGATTATTCTATTGCGGAGTCGTTTGGAGCAACCGACTTTCCAGTGTTGGTTTACTTTGAAAATAGCATTCCCAATGTCTATGAAGGATCATTAGCGGAAGAGGAGGAAGTATTGCAGTGGTTGATAACTCAGAAAACTGAAGATCGTATTGAACTGATAACACGTGTTATGCTAGAGAAAATGGTGGATGAAACTCAATATTTAGCCGTCTATTTCT ataaattaaattgccATATTTGTGATCACATATTAGAAGAGCTTGAGAAAATAGATGACGAGTGTGACGTATATGGTATACATATGGTCAAAATTCAAGATCCTCAACTGGCAAAAAGATATTCAATCAAAACATTCCCTGCAATGGTGTATTTCAG AAACGGCAATCCACTACTTTTTGAAGGCGATTTACAAAATGAGGAATCAATACTGGAATGGTTGATTGACGACGAAAATCGTGAACTAGCTGATGAAATAGAATCTGTCAACGATCGAATGTTGGAGAGATTATTATATGAGTCTCATTTACTGGCTGTTTTCTTCT ACGATGACGAAGACTGTCCAGAATGTCAAGAAATTCTGGAAGCATTGGAACAAATAGACGGAGAAGTGGATCAATTCGGTATTGATTTTGTGAAAATTGCAAGCCCAGAGGCAGCCAcacaatataacattataaatattccgTCTTTGGTATATTTCCGCAAGAGGGTTCCGATGCCATACGATGGAGACTTGCATCAAGTGGATAGAGTACTGCAATGGCTGACGTCTCAAGAAGTTTTTGAAATCAAAAACGAAATTGAAGAGGTTAACCGGAAAATGCTGGATAAGCTTCTAGAGGAGAACGAGTTCTTGGCAGTTTATTTCT ATGAAAACTCAGCGGAAAGCCGAATTGTCCTGGACAAACTGGAGAACATTGACAGTGAAACTGATAATTTAGATATCACATTTGTAAAGATGCACGACCCTCGTTATGCTCGCAAATGGGGCGTGACGAAACTACCGGCCATCGTATACTTTAGGAAACGGTTCCCGAGTATATACAGGG GTGACGTTATGGCTGAAGAAGAGGTTTTGGAATGGTTGCGAAAGAACAGATTCCGTCAGCCGGAactaaacatatttatgtacGCATTGATAGCTTTATCGATAGCTTTTGTTATGTACACAGCTTTCCTGCTTCAATGCTTTAAGCCATCTCCATCGCCCGCCACGCAACATCCAAAGCAGGCGTGA
- the LOC123711315 gene encoding uncharacterized protein LOC123711315 isoform X1: MARWVPALVALLLVSVAARKSAPKTDHEPRIEEVTAKQLERLLTDKDFVAVFWYARSCVTCDKVLEELEKIDDDTDSFGVDFVKINDKRLAKQHGITKFPALTYFREKEPIIYEGDLMDEESVLDFLTSLEAMDLPDRIEEVNQKILGKIVEDTEYVAVLFCPDHKNCGPMNNKPECKRCAKALQELENIDDEADQLGIGFVKIHDEELAEEYSLGELPRLVYYRHQIPIIYEGELSREEDVLEWLIANKSTGDEEDVIEDVTAKTLNTLIGNVDNLVVLFYDHGDDESMTVLEELEKIDDDCDRHGIQFVKIDDKKAAKEFGIDDVPSIVYFEKQIPNVYDGDLENEDEMLEWLVGQLEKDEIEDVTDEMLDRLIKDGKTVAVLFYDNNDRKSQKVLAELENIDDECDQLGVAFVKIDNDEEAKEYGIDKLPTLLYFEKGIPTYYEGNLEEEEKVLAWLKHQTESDEIEDITDEMLDMMIEKMPYVAVLFYDKDQKKSQKILAELENIDDECDQNDIAFVKIDDDKEAKEYGIETVPTMVLFEKGIPHVYEGDLMKEDELLGWLIHQKRHSEIPEVTDEMMDKLIESAKYLAVIFYDKEDKQDIRILNELENIDDELEKEGIVIVRMDNDEEAKEFGIDHLPTLVYFEDNIPAIYEGDLMNEDEVLAWLIEQKNSATIEEVTDEILTDLIEEHEYVVVYFSGNCEEGEECDNILEELENIDDELDETGIIFVTTEDTSLAKKYGIKSFPALVFFRNKEPLIFKGDIEDEDEVLAWLTDEDTLEIPGKIEEVNSRMLEKILEENDHVVVFFYKESDKKSQKILSELENIDDECEEENIDFIKTSDEGVEKEYDLPGLPALAFYRHKFRTIYDGDLMHEEAILKWVLDLQHSQPEVIENVDRKTLKDLINDVEHLAVFFYNDDCDTCDEILEELETIDDDTDKHGIQFVKSKDSKLASDIGIFSFPALVYYETGVPIMYDGNLFDENEVLEWMVKQKEDESIEEINRDKLFKYIETKEFLAVVFYKEEDPGSPRILRHVELIDDEAAEYGIKIVKCSDRLMAKKYGFRNPPGITYFRKTKAINYDGDMDDEEEILDWLTNPENMELTDHIEKVNKKMFQKIRQTSDYVAVFFYSNDCKQCPRVLAEIEHIDDDADGAGINFVKIDDRQMAKDFGVFALPAVLFFKMGSKDPVIYAGDLYDEQQLLSWLLVQKNPAGDVIEALEGQELLDLIDDSSSIAVYFWNKTLCELCHAKATSKSTKKKFTKDPDEAELPEIEDSLDCEQCTGILEELENIDDDCDRHGIKFVKTQDYSIAESFGATDFPVLVYFENSIPNVYEGSLAEEEEVLQWLITQKTEDRIELITRVMLEKMVDETQYLAVYFYKLNCHICDHILEELEKIDDECDVYGIHMVKIQDPQLAKRYSIKTFPAMVYFRNGNPLLFEGDLQNEESILEWLIDDENRELADEIESVNDRMLERLLYESHLLAVFFYDDEDCPECQEILEALEQIDGEVDQFGIDFVKIASPEAATQYNIINIPSLVYFRKRVPMPYDGDLHQVDRVLQWLTSQEVFEIKNEIEEVNRKMLDKLLEENEFLAVYFYENSAESRIVLDKLENIDSETDNLDITFVKMHDPRYARKWGVTKLPAIVYFRKRFPSIYRGDVMAEEEVLEWLRKNRFRQPELNIFMYALIALSIAFVMYTAFLLQCFKPSPSPATQHPKQA; encoded by the exons ATGGCTCGATGGGTGCCGGCCCTCGTGGCTTTGTTGCTCGTGTCCGTTGCCGCGCGCAAGTCAGCTCCCAAGACAGACCACGAGCCCCGAATTGAGGAGGTCACCGCCAAGCAGCTCGAACGACTTCTAACCGACAAGGACTTCGTGGCCGTGTTCTGGT ATGCAAGAAGTTGTGTCACGTGCGACAAAGTTCTAGAAGAGCTAGAAAAAATAGATGATGACACGGACTCCTTCGGCGTAGACTTCGTGAAGATCAATGACAAGAGGCTGGCGAAACAGCATGGCATCACGAAATTCCCCGCCCTCACGTACTTCCGTGAGAAGGAACCGATCATTTACGAAG gAGATCTTATGGATGAAGAGAGCGTTTTGGATTTCCTGACGAGCTTAGAAGCGATGGACCTTCCAGACAGGATAGAGGAAGTCAATCAAAAAATCCTCGGGAAAATCGTCGAGGATACTGAATACGTAGCTGTGCTCTTTT GTCCCGATCACAAAAATTGCGGCCCGATGAACA ATAAGCCTGAATGTAAGAGATGTGCAAAAGCACTTCAGGAGCTAGAAAATATTGACGATGAAGCAGATCAGCTCGGTATAGGTTTTGTTAAGATCCACGACGAGGAACTTGCCGAAGAATACAGTCTTGGAGAATTGCCAAGACTTGTGTACTACAGGCATCAGATACCTATTATCTACGAAG GTGAACTAAGCCGCGAAGAAGATGTGCTGGAATGGCTCATTGCGAACAAATCGACTGGGGACGAAGAAGATGTGATCGAGGATGTTACAGCGAAGACCCTTAATACTCTTATAGGAAATGTAGATAACTTAGTAGTTCTTTTCT ATGATCATGGTGATGATGAATCCATGACAGTTTTAGAAGAATTAGAGAAAATAGATGATGATTGCGACCGACACGGAATCCAGTTTGTGAAGATCGATGACAAAAAAGCAGCGAAAGAATTCGGCATTGACGATGTTCCCTCGATAGTCTACTTCGAGAAACAAATCCCCAATGTTTATGACG gtGACCTTGAAAATGAGGATGAAATGTTAGAATGGCTGGTTGGTCAGTTAGAAAAGGATGAAATAGAAGACGTAACCGATGAAATGTTAGACCGTCTCATCAAAGATGGCAAAACAGTTGCTGTTCTATTCT atgatAACAACGATCGAAAATCTCAAAAAGTATTAGCTGAATTGGAAAACATTGATGATGAATGTGACCAATTGGGTGTTGCATTTGTAAAAATCGACAATGACGAGGAAGCAAAGGAGTACGGCATTGATAAATTACCAACATTGTTATACTTCGAGAAGGGTATACCAACTTACTATGAAGGCAATTtggaagaagaagaaaaagtaTTGGCTTGGCTTAAGCACCAAACGGAGAGTGACGAAATTGAAGACATTACTGATGAAATGTTGGATATGATGATCGAAAAAATGCCATATGTTGCTGTTTTATTCT ATGACAAAGACCAGAAGAAAAGCCAAAAGATCTTGGCCGAGTTAGAAAACATTGATGACGAATGTGACCAAAACGACATTGCGTTCGTGAAAATCGATGACGATAAAGAAGCTAAAGAATATGGAATTGAGACAGTTCCAACCATGGTCTTGTTTGAAAAGGGTATTCCTCATGTATATGAGGGTGATCTTATGAAGGAAGATGAACTTTTGGGATGGTTGATTCATCAGAAACGTCACAGTGAAATTCCCGAAGTAACAGATGAAATGATGGACAAACTTATAGAAAGTGCAAAATACTTAGCTGTTATTTTCT ATGATAAAGAAGACAAACAAGACATAAGAATACTGAATGAACTGGAAAACATTGATGACGAATTGGAGAAAGAAGGAATCGTTATAGTCAGGATGGACAATGATGAGGAAGCAAAAGAATTTGGCATTGACCACCTCCCTACATTAGTATATTTTGAAGATAACATCCCGGCAATTTACGAAGGGGATCTGATGAACGAAGATGAAGTATTAGCATGGTTGATTGAGCAGAAAAACAGCGCAACTATTGAGGAGGTTACTGACGAAATCCTAACTGATCTCATTGAAGAGCATGAATATGTTGTCGTCTATTTCA GCGGAAACTGTGAAGAAGGTGAAGAATGTGATAACATCTTGGAGGAGCTCGAGAACATTGATGACGAATTGGATGAAACGGGTATCATATTTGTGACCACTGAAGATACGTCGTTAGCTAAGAAATATGGAATAAAATCTTTCCCAGCATTAGTATTCTTCAGGAATAAGGAACCTCTAATATTTAAGG GTGACATCGAGGATGAGGACGAGGTCCTTGCATGGCTCACAGATGAAGACACTTTGGAAATTCCAGGAAAAATTGAAGAAGTAAATTCCCGGATGTTGGAAAAAATCTTAGAGGAAAACGACCATGTTGTAGTTTTCTTCT atAAGGAAAGTGATAAAAAATCACAGAAAATTTTAAGCGAGTTGGAAAACATTGATGATGAATGTGAAgaagaaaatattgattttattaaaacatccGATGAAGGCGTTGAGAAGGAATATGATTTGCCAGGCTTACCAGCATTAGCTTTCTACAGACACAAATTCAGAACAATTTATGATGGTGATCTGATGCACGAAGAAGCCATTCTAAAATGGGTTTTGGATCTTCAACATTCGCAGCCAGAAGTTATCGAAAATGTAGATAGAAAAACGTTAAAAGACCTCATTAATGATGTAGAGCATTTAGCCGTATTTTTCT ATAACGATGACTGTGATACCTGTGATGAGATTTTAGAAGAATTAGAAACAATTGATGATGACACGGACAAACATGGAATACAGTTTGTGAAATCTAAAGATTCTAAGCTTGCCTCTGATATTGGTATATTTAGTTTTCCAGCATTGGTATACTATGAGACTGGAGTACCAATTATGTATGATG gtaatCTTTTTGACGAAAACGAAGTTCTGGAATGGATGGTTAAACAAAAAGAAGATGAAAGCATAGAAGAAATCAACAgagacaaattatttaaatacattgaaacAAAGGAATTTTTGGCAGTTGTTTTCT ATAAAGAAGAGGATCCCGGCAGCCCAAGAATTTTAAGACACGTAGAATTGATTGATGATGAAGCTGCTGAATAtggaataaaaattgtaaaatgcaGCGATCGTCTAATGGCTAAGAAATATGGATTTAGAAATCCACCTGGAATAACATACTTCAGGAAAACAAAGGCTATTAATTATGATGGCGATATGGATGACGAGGAAGAAATTTTAGATTGGTTAACTAATCCTGAAAATATGGAACTGACAGATCATATCGAAAAAGTGAACAAAAAGATGTTTCAGAAAATAAGACAAACGTCGGATTATGTTGCCGTATTCTTTT ACAGTAATGACTGCAAACAGTGTCCCCGAGTGCTGGCTGAGATCGAACACATAGATGATGATGCGGATGGAGCAGGTATCAACTTTGTGAAGATTGACGATAGACAGATGGCCAAAGATTTCGGGGTATTTGCATTACCAGCAGTTCTCTTTTTCAAAATGGGTTCCAAAGATCCTGTTATATACGCAG gGGATTTATATGATGAACAACAACTATTAAGTTGGCTTCTTGTCCAAAAAAACCCTGCAGGAGATGTAATAGAAGCGCTCGAGGGTCAGGaattattagatttaattGATGACTCATCTTCGATAGCTGTTTATTTct GGAACAAAACTTTATGTGAACTGTGTCATGCGAAAGCTACATCAAAGAGCACTAAAAAGAAATTTACCAAAGACCCCGATGAGGCTGAATTACCAGAGATAGAGG ATTCATTGGACTGTGAGCAATGTACTGGAATTTTGGAAGAATTGGAAAATATAGATGACGATTGCGACAGACATGgaattaagtttgttaaaaCTCAAGATTATTCTATTGCGGAGTCGTTTGGAGCAACCGACTTTCCAGTGTTGGTTTACTTTGAAAATAGCATTCCCAATGTCTATGAAGGATCATTAGCGGAAGAGGAGGAAGTATTGCAGTGGTTGATAACTCAGAAAACTGAAGATCGTATTGAACTGATAACACGTGTTATGCTAGAGAAAATGGTGGATGAAACTCAATATTTAGCCGTCTATTTCT ataaattaaattgccATATTTGTGATCACATATTAGAAGAGCTTGAGAAAATAGATGACGAGTGTGACGTATATGGTATACATATGGTCAAAATTCAAGATCCTCAACTGGCAAAAAGATATTCAATCAAAACATTCCCTGCAATGGTGTATTTCAG AAACGGCAATCCACTACTTTTTGAAGGCGATTTACAAAATGAGGAATCAATACTGGAATGGTTGATTGACGACGAAAATCGTGAACTAGCTGATGAAATAGAATCTGTCAACGATCGAATGTTGGAGAGATTATTATATGAGTCTCATTTACTGGCTGTTTTCTTCT ACGATGACGAAGACTGTCCAGAATGTCAAGAAATTCTGGAAGCATTGGAACAAATAGACGGAGAAGTGGATCAATTCGGTATTGATTTTGTGAAAATTGCAAGCCCAGAGGCAGCCAcacaatataacattataaatattccgTCTTTGGTATATTTCCGCAAGAGGGTTCCGATGCCATACGATGGAGACTTGCATCAAGTGGATAGAGTACTGCAATGGCTGACGTCTCAAGAAGTTTTTGAAATCAAAAACGAAATTGAAGAGGTTAACCGGAAAATGCTGGATAAGCTTCTAGAGGAGAACGAGTTCTTGGCAGTTTATTTCT ATGAAAACTCAGCGGAAAGCCGAATTGTCCTGGACAAACTGGAGAACATTGACAGTGAAACTGATAATTTAGATATCACATTTGTAAAGATGCACGACCCTCGTTATGCTCGCAAATGGGGCGTGACGAAACTACCGGCCATCGTATACTTTAGGAAACGGTTCCCGAGTATATACAGGG GTGACGTTATGGCTGAAGAAGAGGTTTTGGAATGGTTGCGAAAGAACAGATTCCGTCAGCCGGAactaaacatatttatgtacGCATTGATAGCTTTATCGATAGCTTTTGTTATGTACACAGCTTTCCTGCTTCAATGCTTTAAGCCATCTCCATCGCCCGCCACGCAACATCCAAAGCAGGCGTGA